In the genome of Orcinus orca chromosome 13, mOrcOrc1.1, whole genome shotgun sequence, the window CTAATCTTTGCATTACCCATAGACTCTGCAATTTTGGGACTCCTGAATTTGACTGTGACTTCTAAGTGGCCACATcaacaatttttttctgttcctttttggCACATAGAATGATTAAGATGACACAGATGTCTTCAGTGGGCTTCTAGTTGATTAGCAATGCAACCAAATCTCTGAGAGGCTCAAGGTTGtgatttctgcaaagaagacttGCAGGTGTGGTCTGCTCTGCACTGAGATAACAATAGGAAGCTACAGCTAAAGATCATCAGGTCTGTAAGGCTGGGGAAGCCAGGCTGTTGATTGCAGAATGGTCATCAGGCAGGAGTATTTGTGAACAAAGGACCAGTATTGGAGGCTTAGCCTTGAGAAATGTCAAATATCTGAATGGGGTGAGAAAAACATTCCAAGCCCACGTATCTGTTTGggatgaaaaataaagatgagacAGTGGGAAGGGATATATTTATGTCTTCCTCCAACAGAGAGCATGGCTTTCTCTCTGTAAACCCAGGCACAGCATCTGAGACTGGTTAAGTAGGACACTGGATACAGTTTATTTagcacattttttccccttcagtaaaaatataaatctctattcactcatttccttcatttacatTCACACTGATCTGTTAAGACAAGCAGTTGAAATGGGGATAATTTTCTAGCTGAGCATGTGTCAGCATCATGCTAAAAGATAGAGTTGGTACACTTCACTCACCCCCAAAGATGTTTGGTATATTTCCTTTTGAGTAAACAGAAGCCATAAGAGAGGAGATGCTAATAAGtaataaggaaggaaaggaaggaataataaacatttataaacatttaaaacaaactgAAGCACATGCTGAGTCCGCAGCATTTCATTGAGCAGGGTAATGGGCCTTCCTCCTTCTACTGTTACAGGCTATAAGGGAAGGAAAATCACATTGACTTGgttcttaaattctttaaaaggaaACCTGTTCGTCTGAGgccataccttttttttttaaacatctttattggagtataattgctttacaacggtgtgttagtttctgctttataacaaagtgaatcagttatacatatacatatacatatgttcccatatctcttccctcttgcatctccctccctcccaccctccctatcccacccctctaggtggtcccaaagaaccgagctgatctccctgtgctatgcggctgcttcccactagctatctgttttacgtttggtagtgtatatatgtccatgccactctctcactttgtcccagcttaccattccccctccgcatatcctcaagtccattctctagtaggtctgtgtcttttttcccgtcttacccctaggttcttcatgacatttttttttcttagattccatatatatgtgttagcatacggtatttgtctttctctttctgacttacttcactctgtatgacagactctaggtccatccacctcaatactgAGGCCATACCTTTGCCTGTTGTGAGTTTTTACAAATGAATTGCAATCAGAAATTAAATGAGGGCAGATAGGGGATGGTTATTAAATAAATTGCAATCAGAAAATAATGAGTGCAGGCCAGAGGTCAAGTTTTGAATAACGTGACCTTGAGGAGCCTGAAGATGGCAGATATTACAATCACAGTGTATTTCTTTGAAGGGTCAGTGAAGTTGATAGAGAAATCAAGCTGCAAGGGCTGGTGCAGAAAACATTCTGTGATGAACACTCTCTGTTACAGGTCTTCATTGTGTTCAGGAAGCAGAATCTTATGCACGCACTCAGAGAAAGCATAAAAGATTCACACAAAGACCGTAACAGTCACACGAGCACTTTCTTTTATATACAGGTACATTTGTCTAAATGTGTGATTCCCCCCAAATAGTATCTTGCTCCTAGTACTCTTTTGTAGTATGCTTTTCTCATTTACCAGTATACTTTCCATGTAAAGATTGAAATTTAAATTCATATTCATTCCCGTTTAACAAGAAAAATGCTATTTGATTTGTAGATCATTAGTTAATTGCATTGATCTTGTGACATCTGATAGATCATCATTGGAACTAAAGATACAGTGACCCAAGATCATGGTTTAACGGGCATCAATATTACAGCTTTTGCTCCATTCTAATCCCAATTCTGCTCATTCTCCTTACTGTGACACTCAAAGTCTGTGATGAACAAATACAAACATTAACAATGTAGGTTGGAAGGAAGGGTCCAGGGTTTGTTGGGTCTGGAGCCTGAACTTTTTCTATGTCATTGCCTACTTGCAGGGTCTGTTTCAGATTTATAggcttttatttgaaatttttattgagataattatagattaaCATTCAGGTGTAAAAAAAGGAatacagagagggcttccctggtggtgcagtggttgagagtccgcctgccgatgcaggggacacgggtttgtgccccgatccgggaagatcccacgtgccgcagagcggctgggcccgtgagccatggccgctgagcctgcgcgtccggagcctgtgctccgcaacgggagaggccacaacagtgagaggcccgcgtaccgcaaaaaaaaaaaaaaaaaaaagaatacagagagaTCCTTTGTACATTTTGCCTAGTTTCCCCCAAAAGTGACATTTTGCAAAACTAGTATATTATTataaccaggatattgacattaaTACAATTCACTGATCTTACTCAGATCTCCTAAGTTTTACTTTTACTGGTGTGTTTTGTAAGTAGGCACAATCATATTTTTCACTAATgaatatttagtaaaatattcttactatttgaacacattttctaaGTTTCAATATTCAATGCATTTTATGCTTTTTGGTGTCATATACGGTTTAGGGATTTtatttagctcttttctacgtgtttagacttttttttaaaatacccttTTCCTTGGATTTGAAAGACTTACTTGATCATATACTATGATTTTATAGATAATCTTTCCTCCGAATTTTCCAACATATGGCACTAATGCATCTGCTTTTTCTTGGCCTGATACCACATATTTTAGTTATtacagctttaaaatatattttactctcTGGTAGAGAAAATCTATTCTCATCActctttacttaaaataaaaacttatttgcAATTCTTAGACATTTATTATTCTATATAAATCATTCATATAATTtgacttatgttttcatttcttaaggaaaTTATGCCAGGATAAGATTGGTTTGCATTAGATCTGCAAATTAATACTTAGAGATCTTTTTACaaattttacaatattaattcttgcCATTTAACTTAGGgctatatctttattttattcaagtcttTTTCATGGACCTCAGCAAATTTGCTCAGTTTTTCTGTACACATTTCCTGAGAGCCTTGGGGAAGTTACCCTAGATTTTCGTTTGAAATATCAAAAATGGGTCTTCTCCACAGTCTTTAGTATATTCTGCCTCTTATGACTTCTTAGTGGCAGAGTGGAAACAACTGTTACAATGTTACCAGTGAGGGAAAAGAATGATGAATAGCATGACTGGTTCTCTCTGATGGAAACTAAGGGGCTTCTTTGGACTGAGACCCAAGGGTATTACTCAATGGGAATAGGATCAATTCCTGAGTAGACTAAATGATCTCAGAAAAGATTGCAAGTCCACAGCTTCCAAGATAGGTTATACATCTCCCTAGTTGTGTTCTCTCTGCAATCCCCTTTTCCCCAAATCCATCTGTGCCCTCAGGATACAGAAAAGATAGTAACTATACTATCTCATCCTCAAATGGCAGCCCAGAGAGGTAGGCAAATGACTCTCACATGAGGTGGGAAAGACTCAAAGACAATTCAAGTCATATCAGACCATATCAGTGCAAACAGAGGATTTGGGAAAAGCTTACTTGGAATAAAAACAGCATTTCCCCACTGCCTTTGCTGCTCTGTTGTGATCATATAACTAAGTTTTGGCCAACAGGATGTAAGCAAGAAAAGTATGTTCAAATTTTAAGAAGTATTATCAAAGGAACACAGTTTGCTCATTTCCCAGCATTTCTCCTTATGGTGCCTGGAATAGTAACACAGTGGCTTCCTCCAGATATCTTGAATCTGAGTGGAGAATAAACTATTATCTTGTTAACTTACTGTTATTTGGGGGTTTGCTGATAATTGCAGCTGAACTTGATTTTAACAAATACAGCATGTGCCTTTTACAGAAGAATTCATACAGAGCAGCTACCATCACAACATATCCTCATTAAATTATTGAActtcatgaatgaataaagacattttcagtcaTCTAGGCAGAAGAAAACAactctttcaaaatgaaaaaaaaagaaatcaggctCACTTTCTAATTCTCAACAGCCATAGAGAATTTTTACAAAAGGTCTACAAGTTTCAGGAGAGCCAAGaccagggcagggccagggctccTACAAATGTTTTCCTTGAGTGAATCAATTCAATTCAGGAACTGAAGAATGAACCTTGAGTCCAAACCATGTCCCCAATGTAATTTTACCAAAATAGCCACAGTATTCTGCTTCATCTGTATTCTTGAATTAAGTTCTCAATGTGGTTCAGAAACAAGAGGCAGCTTCTTATGATTAATCTCTGCTTCCTTAAATCACATCATTATCTGTAGTTTCTGCCTGTGTAGGTGAAGGACATTTTACCAACTCACTATAATTTAAAACGTTGATAGCCTTTCTGAGTGATTTAAgcatgtctctttcttttttaattttttaaatcttttaatcttaatttttaaatttttttaatctttattggagtataattgctttacaatggtgtgttagtttctgctttataacaaagtgaatcaatcagctatacatatacctatatcctcatatctcctccctcttgcatctccctcccaccctccctatcccacccttctaggtggtcacaaagcaccaagcttatctccctgtgctatgtggctgcttcccactagctgtctattttacatttggtagtgtatatgtgtccacgccactctctcacttcgtcccagcttactcttccccttctccgtgtcctcaagtccattctctacgtctgcatctttattcctgtcctgcccctgggttcttcagaaccatttttttttagattccatatatatgtgttagcatatggtatttgtttttctctttctgacttacttcactctgtatgacagattctaggtccatccacctcactacaaataactcaatttcatttctttttatggctgagtaatattccaatgtctCATATACAGTATATGAGGTTTTGATTTGTGGTCCAGCTGATACTGATTCTTTCAGTTGGTGGTTTTAGCCAATCTACACATGCATGTATATGACAGATAGGTTTGGCTTTAGATTTTTCATGatatttttctgtgctttttagATCTTTATATGGTGACCTTCCTTGCTATGTTTTACATATGAGTTCTGATAATTTTGAAGGGTTGTGTATTTTCTTCTGGTGGTTTCATAAAGGTAACTTTAACTTTATGTAATTAACCATTAGGTTTTTTGAAAAGTAGTATCTATTTAGCAATGAAAAAATTTGTAATACTTAGTTTTTATGTTTCTTGTTCTCTTAACAACCTATTTTTCATTGACCTTAGGTTACAAGAGATgaagaaattatttctatttcctgATATTTGTTTAGTTATAGCATTCCTACTCTCTCAGTATTTATAAATACTCTGTTCTTGAAACATAAGCCCAATATTTGTTCCACCTCAGTTGTTCAACTAAATGACTTCAATGCTAACTATCACTACAATAGCaatcatattataatatataaatgtatcaaatcaacatctTGCACACATTAAATTTAAacattatatgtcaaatataatattatatttgtatttacatatttatttaaatatatattgttatataaatattataatgcataattttaatttttttttcaaggcaCATTTAATTTAACATCAAGAGTGCAATACAAAAGGCCCAAATACAATGAAGGAACACATTCCCCCATTAACACCAACGACAATGCTCTTTCACCATGTGCCTGTTGAATGGAATGGGGATTTAATAAATTtcactactgaaaaaaataacacagTGAGTCTCATCACAGCTAATATCCTTATACAATCTAGTTGTGAAATGAATGTTTATAATGCTTCAAACAGTTTAGACCTGAAGTTTGATACCACACCTTCATTATTTGTACAGTCCTCAATAAGATTATCTACAGTATTAGCAATCATTCAAAGAACAAACCATTGAGTAAAACCACATTGATTTAAGGCTCAATCAAGTAATATGGAGCCCCAAACTGAATGGTTAAATATATGAACTACTTGTACTGACATCTATTATTTGATTCTCTCATGACTATTAAGTTGGTTCTTAGCAAATAAACCCTTTAAAGGCAAAATTCACCTCATTTGAGTTTGACCCAGAAGTTCAACAACAATCACGAAGTCCACAGTCTTATTGGCAAAACTGATATACAGTGTCTCTAAGTCACTATGCTCAAGGTTAAGAGCGATGCATATTCCATCTTTACATTTACTGGAATTTTACATGTTCAGTCCATGATTTTAAATCTCTAGGTTTTCATTCCTCCAAACTGTCTGAAGACACAGTGTGCCACAGACTTAAGACTtctgtttctccctttattttcttcaaacagAAACACTTCTCAAGTGTCTACATGTCCCAGAAGGGGAATTTTTTGGAGGTGGCCACTTCTTCGGAATAGTCTGACGCCATCAGGCCTCTGaagcaaggggagggggaagagaaaaaagcTGAAACACAAGGTTCATCTGGTAAGTTTTACATTAACCATTACAAGCTGGATAGTATAAGAATGTGGCTTTTTGGCTCAAAAAGTCTGAGTCTTGGTGTGGAAACGAGTACTTGGCTGTCCCACCACAGCTTTCTCGTAGtgggactgtcagggaagtcttGACTGGGGAGTATGATTTGTTTACCTATCAGGCGTAAAATTCCAGGCACTCAGTTCATTTTGGGCTTGTTCCAGTTTGTCTTTAGTCTGTTCCAGTTCACCTTTCATTTTTAGGAAAAACAAGTTGATCGCTGGGTCTACCATTGTTGATCTCAGTTGGGCAACGCTAGGCTGCTGGACTTGCTTGAGGTACTGGATTTGAGTAGTCCACTCCTGCATCTCTTGCTCCTTGGTTGCTAGTCGCATTACAAGAATGTTTTCCCTGCGTGCAGACTCTTGCTGTTGTTGCTTTAGTTTTTCTTCAGATTCCCTTAAGCCAGTTACATCATTACAGTTAAGATCTGTGTACTTGCCCTCCAAAGCTTGTACATATGCTTCATATTGTTTCCACCTGAGAATTAATTCATCTCGTGCCATCACTTTGAAGTCTGTTTCACTCAGTCGAACCTTTTTAGGAAGAGGTTCCTTGTTGGTCATCTTGAATCCTCCCCTGACGGAGGCCGCGCCGGCGCCGCCCAGTCACATAGGCTGACCCTGCGCTACCCGCTCGCTGCCCAGGCCGCCCGACCCGGCTGCCGCCGGCCCCCGCGCTCCTcctccttaatttttttaaaaggaccaGGAAGAATTGTCTTTAAAGTTGTTTTAGGGTACTTGTGCTCAGTTCCCTAACAGGGAAAAGTATTAAAATAGCAATTTTAATAACCACCATAATAGaactaatatataattttaaaacttcccacaTTACTGTTGTGTCCAGTTTGTGAATAAGTGAGAATATCAAGGAGGAGAGATGTTCATTACTAACATGCAGAATTCCAATAGAGAAACAACATAAAATGGTAGTTAAATTAATGGGTTTTGAGGTCAGACTGCCTGCTTTGAAGCCTAActttagcacttactatgtgagAAAAGTACTAATATttcctataaaatggagattaaaaatgAGACCACAAGTTAAGTGaggattataagaaaaaaataaagcatatagaAGAGTGTCATCACACGGTATGTACTCTGTAAAGGCTGCCATAATGGTATTATCCATCTTCTTAATGTTTGCTAACCTGCTAGATGAAAAATGGTAGCTAGTTGTTTGAATTTGCACCTTCCAGATCAATAATTAAATgcagatctttaaaaaatgtttattagtcATTTTTATGCTTTCTAGGAGTTTCTTGTTattattctttgcccatttttctctttagttatttgtcttttttgaatGAATTGGCTGGAGGTCTTTTAACATTAGACACAGTAACCTTttctgtgtattatatatatttttgtactcTCAGCCTCACttacacttttaaaatgtttttattaaagtgaTATACATTCAGGAAAAGGTACAGTTTGATACACTTTCATAATCTGAACACATCTGCGTAGCTAGCacttaaattgtaaaaaaaaaaaaaaaaaggagagagagggagagagaataatCCAGCAGCACAGAAGCTCTCTTCCTGGTCCATCCTAGTCTCTACCACATCCAATAGTATAACCACTATCCTGATTGCTGACAAAATAAATCAGtgtgttttcatgtttttgtgcTTCGAGTAATGGAATTGTAGGGAATTGTACTCTTTTGTGTATGGCTTCCGTCATCTgcaatttaattttaagtatGACACCTttcattttagaatagttttgttttttgatgttttaaataatttaatcccTCAACTCAGCTAAGTGAATAAAGAAACTACTTTTACATATGGCTGTAGAAAAGGATGGACTGGTAAATATCTTAGCATAATATTAATACTTTTTAGTAATTTCATCTCCTAAACTGTTtttcataaaagagaatgaaggcCTTTTAATCATTCAAATTCTAATTGTCTACAATATCTCATCTAATCTCCATcatatagttttaaaagttttctatAATTTAGTTCATCTGACCTTTGCAACCATATTATGTCTTACTCTCTGAAGCAGTTTCTGAAGGCAGGTCTGTCATTATCTTCCAAACCTAAGTCTCTTTGcatctttccttctctgagaaTTGCCTTCTTGGTGCCCCTTTCCTATTCAAATCTGTATTATCCCTGATACCTAACTCTACAGCCACCATGTCTTCAGGCCCATGTGTATTATTGAGTAACTCCTGTGCTTCACATAATATCTAAGTTctgagggtaaaaaaaaaaacgttctggGAAGTCATTGTTATTAATGTGATCATAACCAAGTaggagaaacattttttaaatgcataattaCAATAAAGTAAGTTTGGAAATATGGTGGACAGGttataaaatttgtataaagAAAAGAGTGATTCACTTTGCATATATCAAACTCATTGAAATTATGAAATGAGAGCTTGACAGTCAGAGTGATATATGATGATTGTTGGGAACCATGACTCTGAATCCccaggtggggggtggaggggaaggaatTTAAGAAGAAGGAACAGATTGTGCAAAACCACAGAGAATTGAAATGTTCTAGCAGGTTTGGGTAGAAGTCACAATATTGTAATGTATAAGGCAGAAATCGGTCCCCATTCGAAAAAGAATCCACCAAGCACTGAGACGGATTTGACAAAGAGGCATTAAAGGTGTAAGGCTGAGGAGGCAGGTTGGGGCCATTTCCTGAAGGACACATCACACAGTGTCCATGGAAAATAGATTGGATTTTCTTCTGTTGTTGGCAAGGTGCCTAAAGAATTTGAAAGATGATTCTGCCCTCCAGGTGTGAAGTGACAGTGACCAGGGGACTAGTGGTGCCACCAGCTGACTGAGGTGACGCATCCGAACTCCTCTCTCACTAGAACTGTCAGTTACCTTGCTAcctgccacctctctaggtggactAGGCCTGGGTGGATGCTGTGATCTCTCCAGTTGCATACCTGGGTGACTGGGGATTTTGAAGAGGACACCATCCTCATGCCTGTGGGTGACACAGTAAAAACATGTCCATCCACTGTTGTAAGAGTCTCAGCATCGCTCAGCAATCATTTGGGGTTTTCTTCCTAGGTAGGATTGCTCTGATTCTTCTcaattactattttaaaactttgatagTCTCTTAAACCTGTTATCCAAGtacatacttttatttatttttattattattttttttgtggtgcgcgggcctctcactgttgtggcctctcccgtggcagagcacaggctccggatgcgccggctcagcggccatggctcacgggcccagccgctccgcggcatgtgggatcctcccagaccagggcacgaacccgtgtcccctgcatcggcaggcggactctcaaccactgcgccaccagggaagcccccaagtacaTACTTTTATCCTCAGCAGACAAATTTGCCTTTTAGTTCTTGAAGAATATTGGAGAGGCCATGAATAATTTCTCTaaattcttcctctctcccaccaagataaaaagtgttatttatttataactgtcTTTACCTCCTGCCCCCAGGGGTCAGAGACAAGATGTCCTGTCTCCTTTAGGAGAAAATCCTATCCACTTTTACCTGTAACCCCAGATCCCCATACTTTCCCCTCACTCACTCATGTTCTCTCAGAATTTCAatttcttatctccattttactcaCTTTAGCTTATATTATTTGAGACCACATTCTAAAATCAAGCCTAGCGGCACCAGGGAGGGTTGCTTTGCTAGATTCACATTTTACCTTATGCAGGGAGGAAGCAGTGAGCTGTTTTCCTCAGTTGAAgagacttttttccatttttcctctgCTCCCAGTACTGTTGGATACCAACGCAGAAAAAAGCATCACTCTTCAATTCACATGGCATGAACGTTAAAAATTCCCTGTGAGTGAGGACCACCACATGCCGCTACATTTATAAGCATCTGATTAATTTCCATAAGTTATCCATTCATTTCGCTGTCACTGCGTCACAGCTAGATCTTGACTTCCAACCCTGCCACTTGGAGCCTGCGGGTGCAGATGACATAACATTAAGTAACCCTATTCATTTACCTCAGTtgacccttttctttctttctttttttttggccgtgctgcgtggcttgtggggatctcagttcccccaccaggtattgaacccatgccctctcagCAGTGacagcacggagtcctaaccgctggactacCAGGCAGTTCCCTTAATTGACCgttttctttctcagtctgaAACCTTGCACTTTGTTTATCCCTGATTTCAAGGGCTAATGAATATTTCTcggtttttgtatgtttttggtGAATTAATCCAAATGTGTTTCCCAGAAACCTACCTCATTCTGTGTACTATTCTAGattctgaaaatataaatatgaataagaGAGACAGTGTTCCTGCACTTGTGGGACTTTCATTTCAGAGAGTGGGGAAGGAGTGAATAGCATGGAAACAggcaatacaaaatttaaaaaaaatagtttttttttaacatctttattggcgtataattgctttacaatggtgtgttagtttctgctgtatcacacagtgaatcaactatacgtatacatatatccccatatcccctccctctggcgtctccctcccaccctccctatcccacccttctaggtggtcacaaagcaccgagctgatctccctgtgctacgtggctgcttcccactagttaatacacagattttttttaaagcctctaGGGCTAGGTAGGGGTAGCTAAAATCATTTTGTCTTCGCTGTTTCATTCTGCCTGAACAGTGTTTTCACACCTCTGTGCTTCCAGTCTTTTCATCTCCGTAGGTATGGTCTGTGGACCTCAGCACAGCTCATCTGTACAGCCAAGGTTGTGTAGAACAATGTGATCATCTTCGACTTTAAGAAACTCTTCCCTAAGATCACCCAGATTGTGTGCTACTTCAagggttgtgttttgttttcacatCCATGTGTCAATCTAAGTTTCAAAGTATTGACATCCTATTTCATTTCATTAAGCTAAGTTGGGATAAAAGCCCTCTTACGTATGGGTACCTCCCCACCCATTCTTGGCATGAACCTTTGGTTTCCCAGCCATGCCAAGTGTTTGTAGGAGGGCCCATACCTGTGCTGCCCTAGCATCACATCTCAGTGTCAAACGAGGTCTAGTGATAGGTGAAGCAAAGGAGCATCTTTAAGAAAACACACCTTTTGAGGAGAAAGGACTTCACACTGGAAGAATGCAGTATCTGTATCACTCACATGGTTAATTTGGCAAATTCAATAATCAGTTGAATCAACTATGCAGCAAGATGAGGATCAAATCTCTGGCTTGTTCGACCACATTTTGCCTTCCTACCATTTGTGTTTCTGCCTC includes:
- the LOC101280754 gene encoding pre-mRNA-splicing regulator WTAP-like codes for the protein MTNKEPLPKKVRLSETDFKVMARDELILRWKQYEAYVQALEGKYTDLNCNDVTGLRESEEKLKQQQQESARRENILVMRLATKEQEMQEWTTQIQYLKQVQQPSVAQLRSTMVDPAINLFFLKMKGELEQTKDKLEQAQNELSAWNFTPDR